One stretch of Siphonobacter curvatus DNA includes these proteins:
- the dnaE gene encoding DNA polymerase III subunit alpha, which produces MHFSHLHCHTKFSLLDGAADIGGMFKKAKADGHSAVAITDHGNMFGVFKFVAEAGKHGVKPIVGCEFYVVQDRHERKFTKEKKDVRYHQLMLAKNETGYRNLVKLCSLGFIEGMYGKYPRIDKTLIEQYHEGLIATTCCIGASVPKAILRKGEEEGEKEFLWWLNIFGEDFYVELQDHEIPDQKRVNEVLLKFARKHNVKVIVSNDSHYVDQQDANAHDILLCVNTGEKQSTPSAKDFSDDEAMPRGSRFAFYNDQFYFKTKNEMLQVWGHIPEGLDNTQEIVDKCFDPKLKKDILLPNFPIPNEFKVHADDTLNQWEYLRHLTFEGARQRYETISPEAEERLNFELHTIKTMGFAGYFLIVMDFIKAGRDIGVFVGPGRGSAAGSAVAYCIGITNIDPIKYNLLFERFLNPDRKSMPDIDTDFDDAGRQKVIDYVVEKYGRNQVAQIVSYTGMKAKSAIKDVGRVLDLPLDETNILTKLIPEKPLDLNLQRVLLAPIDGPGGVKDKEGWGGEEIQNIQKLRDTMKSNTVAGKVLTEALKLEGSVRGTGIHAAGIIIAPMDLTEIIPVCTSKDSDWFITQFEGKVIEDAGVIKMDFLGLSTLTILKNALALIKQNHGVEIDLDTLPLDDAKTYELFQRGETYAIFQYESPGMQKYMKELKPTRFEDLIAMNALYRPGPIQYIPEFIDRKHGRKPVVYDLPEMEEYLADTYGITVYQEQVMLLSQKLAGFSKGDADVLRKAMGKKDRATLDKMKGKFMEGAVAKGLDAKKLEKVWTDWEAFAQYAFNKSHSTCYAFVAYQTAYLKAHYPEEYMAANLTNELGDIKKITLFMEETRRMGLDVLGPDVNESIKEFNVNKKKQIRFGLGGIKGTGDAAVDSIIQERNANGPYQDIFDFVTRINLRTVNKKTLESLAYAGAFDSFGINRAAFFADTGTGTFIETLIRYANKHHEEKAAAQVSLFGAMSGGGGANMMAPRVPSTEPWARMIELNQERDVIGVYISGHPLDEFRIELDNFCDITLDRFRDSEEEKNWYNRDVRIAGIVTKYQERYAKNGNPFCLFTIEDYAGSMELALFGDDYVKMGQYVAQDRFLYIRGKLQPSWRNQGQYEFKATQIQLLPEVREKMCKQLSLEINLQEVSGELVASLSELFKQNPGTCNLFVKLKDSESPVEVTLQSRFNKINVSNDLIKGLEQLVGKNSFRLN; this is translated from the coding sequence ATGCATTTTTCCCATCTTCACTGCCATACCAAATTTTCCCTGCTCGATGGTGCCGCTGACATTGGCGGTATGTTCAAGAAAGCCAAGGCGGACGGACATTCGGCAGTAGCCATTACCGACCACGGTAATATGTTCGGCGTGTTCAAATTCGTGGCCGAAGCCGGAAAACACGGGGTAAAACCTATTGTAGGCTGTGAATTTTACGTGGTACAGGATCGGCATGAGCGGAAGTTTACCAAGGAAAAGAAAGACGTTCGGTATCACCAGCTGATGCTGGCTAAGAATGAAACGGGCTACCGAAATCTGGTCAAACTCTGCTCGCTGGGCTTTATTGAAGGCATGTACGGCAAGTACCCTCGTATCGATAAAACCCTGATCGAGCAATACCACGAAGGCCTCATTGCCACGACCTGCTGTATTGGAGCCAGCGTACCGAAAGCCATTCTGCGGAAGGGCGAAGAGGAAGGTGAAAAGGAGTTTCTGTGGTGGTTGAATATCTTCGGCGAAGACTTCTACGTCGAACTGCAGGATCACGAAATCCCCGATCAGAAGCGGGTCAATGAGGTGCTACTCAAGTTTGCCCGCAAGCATAACGTAAAGGTGATTGTTTCCAACGATAGTCACTACGTAGATCAGCAGGATGCCAACGCCCACGACATTTTGCTGTGCGTCAACACCGGTGAAAAGCAGAGTACGCCCTCGGCCAAGGACTTCTCGGATGACGAGGCCATGCCCCGCGGCTCGCGGTTTGCCTTTTACAACGATCAGTTTTATTTCAAGACAAAGAACGAAATGTTGCAGGTCTGGGGACACATTCCCGAAGGCCTGGACAATACCCAGGAGATTGTCGATAAGTGTTTCGATCCGAAACTGAAGAAAGACATTCTGCTGCCCAACTTCCCCATTCCCAACGAATTCAAGGTACACGCCGATGATACCCTGAACCAGTGGGAATACCTGCGTCACCTGACGTTTGAAGGAGCCCGCCAACGCTACGAAACCATCTCGCCCGAAGCCGAGGAACGCCTCAACTTCGAGCTGCATACCATCAAAACGATGGGCTTCGCCGGGTACTTCCTGATTGTAATGGACTTCATCAAGGCGGGGCGCGACATTGGCGTATTCGTCGGACCGGGCCGGGGCTCGGCGGCGGGTTCAGCGGTGGCGTACTGCATCGGGATTACGAACATTGATCCGATTAAGTACAATCTGCTGTTCGAGCGTTTCCTGAACCCTGACCGGAAATCCATGCCCGATATTGATACGGACTTTGACGATGCCGGTCGTCAGAAAGTCATTGATTACGTCGTCGAAAAATACGGTCGTAATCAGGTAGCCCAGATTGTGAGTTACACGGGGATGAAAGCCAAATCGGCCATTAAAGACGTAGGCAGGGTACTGGATTTACCGCTGGATGAGACGAATATCCTGACTAAACTGATTCCGGAAAAACCCCTGGATCTGAACCTGCAACGCGTCCTGCTGGCTCCCATCGACGGACCCGGCGGCGTGAAGGATAAAGAAGGCTGGGGCGGCGAGGAGATTCAGAATATCCAGAAGTTGCGGGATACGATGAAATCCAATACCGTCGCCGGAAAGGTGCTAACCGAAGCCCTGAAACTGGAAGGTTCCGTTCGGGGTACGGGTATCCACGCGGCGGGGATCATCATTGCTCCGATGGATTTGACGGAGATTATTCCCGTGTGTACCTCGAAAGATTCGGACTGGTTTATTACCCAGTTTGAAGGGAAAGTAATTGAGGATGCCGGGGTAATCAAGATGGACTTTTTGGGATTGTCCACGCTGACGATCCTGAAAAACGCTCTGGCTCTGATTAAGCAAAACCACGGCGTTGAGATTGATCTGGATACCTTACCGCTGGATGACGCCAAGACCTACGAGCTATTCCAACGCGGTGAAACCTACGCGATCTTCCAGTACGAAAGTCCGGGGATGCAGAAGTACATGAAGGAACTAAAACCCACGCGGTTTGAGGACCTTATTGCCATGAACGCCCTGTACCGACCCGGCCCAATTCAGTACATTCCTGAATTTATTGATCGGAAACACGGACGTAAACCCGTTGTGTATGACCTTCCCGAAATGGAAGAATACCTGGCCGATACCTACGGAATCACGGTGTACCAGGAGCAGGTAATGTTGCTGTCGCAGAAACTGGCGGGCTTCTCCAAAGGGGACGCCGACGTACTGCGGAAGGCCATGGGTAAGAAAGACCGGGCGACGCTGGATAAGATGAAGGGCAAATTCATGGAAGGAGCCGTAGCCAAAGGCCTGGATGCCAAAAAACTCGAAAAGGTCTGGACCGACTGGGAAGCCTTCGCTCAGTACGCCTTCAACAAGTCGCATTCGACCTGTTACGCGTTCGTAGCCTACCAAACAGCCTACCTGAAGGCCCACTATCCGGAAGAGTACATGGCGGCCAACTTAACCAACGAGCTGGGCGACATCAAAAAGATTACGCTCTTCATGGAGGAAACCCGCCGGATGGGTCTCGACGTATTAGGCCCTGACGTGAACGAATCCATCAAGGAATTCAACGTTAATAAGAAGAAGCAGATTCGGTTTGGCCTGGGTGGAATCAAGGGTACGGGCGATGCGGCCGTGGATAGCATCATTCAGGAACGAAATGCCAATGGTCCGTACCAGGATATTTTTGATTTCGTTACGCGGATCAACCTGCGTACGGTGAACAAGAAAACGCTGGAATCGCTGGCCTACGCCGGTGCCTTCGACAGCTTTGGCATTAACCGGGCGGCGTTTTTTGCCGATACGGGAACGGGTACGTTTATTGAAACACTGATTCGATACGCCAACAAACACCACGAAGAAAAAGCCGCCGCTCAGGTGTCCCTTTTCGGAGCGATGAGTGGGGGCGGCGGAGCCAACATGATGGCTCCCCGCGTACCGTCGACGGAGCCCTGGGCCCGGATGATCGAACTCAACCAGGAACGCGATGTGATTGGCGTATACATTTCCGGTCACCCGCTGGATGAGTTCCGGATTGAGCTGGATAACTTCTGCGATATTACGCTCGACCGTTTCCGCGATTCGGAAGAGGAAAAAAACTGGTACAACCGCGACGTCCGCATTGCCGGAATCGTGACCAAGTATCAGGAACGATACGCCAAGAATGGTAATCCCTTCTGTCTGTTTACGATTGAAGATTACGCCGGAAGCATGGAACTGGCCCTGTTTGGCGACGATTACGTCAAAATGGGTCAGTATGTAGCCCAGGATCGTTTCCTGTACATTCGGGGAAAACTACAACCCAGCTGGCGGAACCAGGGCCAGTACGAGTTCAAGGCGACCCAGATTCAGCTTCTGCCCGAAGTACGGGAGAAGATGTGTAAGCAGTTGAGTCTGGAGATTAACTTACAGGAAGTCAGCGGCGAATTGGTAGCCAGTCTGAGCGAGTTGTTCAAGCAGAATCCGGGCACCTGTAACTTATTCGTGAAACTCAAAGACTCGGAAAGTCCGGTAGAAGTAACGCTGCAAAGTCGCTTTAATAAAATCAACGTTTCGAATGATTTGATTAAGGGGTTGGAGCAGTTGGTGGGAAAGAACAGTTTTCGGTTGAATTAA
- a CDS encoding beta propeller repeat protein produces MSFIVWEVAHVLKLNRRKKYLAFSSRTPHTVIEEGIIQRTSDPESLLHELEETSADWLFCLITPSLEYWCVSQREKHQLYHKTAGATQAKVVSTFDEEIKSLYITQANVILIASGGCIFRSNNQGISFQRVLQLSSPISWFLFNNGIAELPSGELFIGEYGSIWQQTRWQSLAYFYHSKDQGLTWQQIRSLHERGVNKHVHVLKYSTLLQSLIMTDGDNHKKLWINSSLSCYDQLNRFKRNQGWKMVTHLHLFKGGYTSMLDGSKRMFLGSDYMGGTNFLVSTTDGKRYQSLIIPDPYRRCPIMNMTYLKTATHTEIWASLFCGIGRSTKCLIMYTDDDGLNWHKFLEYDGSRYAIHLISHTEAQTGYLYLSVTSTEWSTYRVYKIRRS; encoded by the coding sequence ATGTCTTTTATTGTTTGGGAAGTGGCTCATGTACTAAAACTTAACCGTCGTAAAAAGTACCTTGCCTTTAGCTCTCGTACACCTCATACAGTCATCGAAGAAGGAATCATTCAACGGACTTCCGACCCGGAATCACTTCTACACGAACTAGAAGAAACTTCTGCCGACTGGCTTTTTTGCCTTATTACGCCCTCCCTTGAGTACTGGTGCGTTTCGCAACGTGAAAAGCATCAGCTTTATCATAAAACCGCCGGTGCTACGCAGGCTAAGGTGGTTAGTACCTTCGATGAAGAAATCAAAAGTCTCTACATTACGCAGGCTAATGTTATTTTGATCGCCTCGGGCGGCTGCATTTTCAGGAGTAATAACCAGGGCATTTCGTTTCAGCGGGTACTCCAGTTGAGCAGTCCTATTAGCTGGTTTCTGTTCAACAACGGGATCGCCGAATTGCCTTCGGGTGAATTGTTCATTGGCGAATACGGTTCCATCTGGCAACAAACGCGGTGGCAAAGTCTGGCGTATTTTTATCATTCAAAAGATCAAGGACTAACCTGGCAGCAGATACGCTCACTGCATGAACGGGGGGTTAACAAACACGTACACGTACTCAAGTACAGCACGCTGCTACAATCGCTGATCATGACCGACGGGGATAACCACAAGAAACTGTGGATTAACTCTTCGTTGTCTTGCTACGATCAACTGAATCGGTTCAAGCGTAATCAGGGCTGGAAGATGGTAACTCATCTACACCTGTTCAAAGGAGGCTATACATCCATGCTTGATGGCAGTAAAAGGATGTTTTTAGGTTCGGACTATATGGGAGGTACTAACTTCCTGGTTTCCACCACTGACGGGAAACGCTACCAGAGTCTGATCATTCCAGACCCTTACCGTCGGTGTCCGATTATGAATATGACGTACCTAAAAACGGCAACCCATACGGAAATCTGGGCTTCGTTATTTTGCGGAATCGGGAGATCTACGAAATGTTTGATCATGTATACGGATGATGACGGACTTAACTGGCACAAGTTCCTGGAGTACGATGGCTCCCGCTATGCCATCCACCTCATAAGCCATACAGAAGCCCAAACTGGCTATTTATACTTATCTGTCACTAGTACCGAATGGTCAACCTACCGCGTTTATAAGATCAGACGCTCCTAA
- a CDS encoding SusD/RagB family nutrient-binding outer membrane lipoprotein produces MIKKFSVALIAALSLSVGSCKLDLLDNPNAVTTSNTDINYLLNQIQLSYASHFNQSSDPGMRLTRMLNQGSAIYENAVSPAYYDGLWNVSYATLLTDIKTLIPLAEKSELYFHAGVARIMRASVLVNLVDLFGDVPYSEAIDPVNFNPKVDAGASVYTAALKDLDDAIANLAATSKSSPTSDLYFSGNKDSWTRTANALKLKIYLNRRLIDKSGSTAGINALIAEGKLISTTAQNFTFKYGSNLTNPDTRHPRYGYSNTGAGDYQSNAYMGTMYYSKGFVDPRMRYYFYRQTTKNPTDVNALRCITNAKPTHYAATDYFCLPTDVGYWGRDHLNNEGIPPDGLLRTAFGLYPAGGLYDNNAGTGVFLGAGAGGAGIQPILMRSFVDFMLAESALTLGTTGSAKSLLQSAIEKSMTDVRSFALSTTEGGKITAFETDNKIVWADEVSKYVAKVMASYDAATTDDARLNIIATEYWLALYGNGIEAYNMYRRTGKPANLQPALDANPGTFPRSLYYPTSYITRNANAKQKSSIGQPVFWDTNPANLLK; encoded by the coding sequence ATGATCAAGAAATTTAGTGTGGCCTTAATAGCGGCCCTGAGCCTCAGTGTAGGTTCCTGTAAGCTGGACTTACTAGACAATCCCAACGCGGTAACTACGTCTAATACGGATATTAATTATTTGCTGAATCAGATTCAGCTAAGTTACGCCAGTCATTTCAACCAAAGTAGCGATCCCGGCATGCGACTGACCCGTATGCTGAATCAGGGTTCCGCCATTTATGAAAATGCCGTTTCTCCAGCCTATTACGACGGCCTCTGGAACGTTTCGTACGCGACCCTGCTCACGGACATTAAAACCCTGATTCCGCTGGCGGAAAAATCGGAGCTTTATTTCCACGCCGGGGTGGCCCGGATCATGCGGGCTTCGGTGCTGGTGAATCTGGTGGATCTCTTCGGTGATGTACCGTATTCGGAAGCCATTGACCCGGTCAACTTTAATCCGAAGGTCGATGCCGGTGCTTCTGTATATACGGCGGCTCTGAAAGACCTCGACGACGCCATTGCCAATCTGGCGGCCACTTCGAAAAGTAGCCCCACCAGTGATCTGTATTTTTCGGGTAACAAGGATAGCTGGACGCGGACCGCTAATGCCCTCAAGCTGAAAATATACCTGAATCGTCGTCTGATAGACAAATCTGGCTCAACGGCTGGTATCAATGCCTTGATTGCGGAAGGAAAGCTTATTTCAACAACGGCTCAGAACTTCACCTTTAAATACGGCTCCAACCTAACCAATCCGGATACGCGACACCCGCGATATGGATACAGCAATACGGGGGCGGGTGATTACCAGTCTAACGCCTATATGGGGACAATGTATTATTCCAAAGGCTTTGTCGATCCCCGGATGCGTTATTACTTCTATCGCCAAACGACGAAGAATCCCACGGATGTCAATGCATTGCGGTGTATTACTAATGCCAAGCCTACGCATTATGCGGCTACGGATTACTTCTGCTTACCCACGGATGTGGGCTATTGGGGGCGGGATCACCTGAATAACGAAGGTATCCCACCGGATGGGTTATTGCGGACGGCTTTTGGACTGTATCCGGCGGGTGGTTTGTACGACAACAACGCCGGGACGGGTGTATTTCTGGGTGCTGGTGCGGGTGGTGCCGGCATTCAACCCATCCTGATGCGTTCATTCGTGGATTTCATGCTGGCTGAATCAGCCCTGACGCTGGGCACGACGGGATCGGCAAAATCGCTGTTACAGTCGGCTATTGAAAAGTCCATGACCGATGTGCGAAGCTTTGCTTTGAGTACTACGGAAGGGGGGAAGATTACAGCCTTTGAAACAGATAACAAGATTGTCTGGGCTGATGAAGTGAGCAAGTACGTTGCCAAAGTCATGGCCAGTTACGACGCGGCCACAACGGATGATGCTCGCCTCAACATCATTGCTACTGAATATTGGCTGGCTTTATACGGCAACGGCATCGAGGCCTACAACATGTATCGCCGTACGGGTAAACCCGCCAACCTGCAACCCGCACTGGATGCTAATCCGGGAACGTTCCCCCGTTCGCTGTACTATCCCACTTCCTACATCACGCGAAACGCCAATGCCAAGCAAAAGTCCAGTATTGGCCAACCCGTCTTCTGGGATACGAATCCAGCTAATTTGTTGAAATAA
- the porU2 gene encoding putative type IX secretion system sortase PorU2, with protein MKKLYYLLFLLLLCVTKPSFAQQSGNEWINYQQTYFKIPVTQKGIYRITYAELQNAGFDLSANPQQIQVFRRGVEQAITVAGEGDGRLDGSDYIEFFGVGNDGSRDAELYVPKESQTNPYVSLFTDNSYYFLTVSQGAKGKRVASSTLAKGGLVAEKYHLEQSVTAYKSTFEVGASFDASNGFQDYQQGISVSEFSAGKGYLDTYIKVTNGRDYSLAVSNPYLEGPAPSLEASFYGVNKGSHQIDLSVGNSSVTTVSFANVQLSNTAKPLEWANLSTTNAAVRVTSKAGSNAVVYFKLNYSQTLDLNQVTIGKSIHSRPNASGTSLFQFSNATGQDQVYDVTDLNNIQRITSTLSGSTLEAVVGNTQQTRNLWVNRSVSNVSRIERVTFRSITPADYNYLILTHKSLQQAANDYATYRASSQGGSYRPLVVDMELISNLFNYGENSPLAIRRFADYMAKSGPAKHLFLIGKAIAPQYFRLILGTSEAMNDVNLVPTGGWPGSDWLLVMGINGKPANVPALSVGRLNTTTSDEVYAYLNKVKEYESQPVALWRKNFLNLSGGREFSYEIPTFRNFAANYSNTVKNAPLGGNPKILSKQTTANVEFFDVSKEVNAGLSMITFFGHSGPGYTDIDIGLATNSNFNNKGKYPIMFVNGCEAGNIFSNDNIQTVGTNWVNTPDRGAIVFLGSSFLGWPSYLDRYSSLLFQNLSSSTYLNKSFGDVLVATTTRYVSDNPNNKMTVGHAQEFNLQGDPAIVPFPLTKPDLAFDAGSLFVESGSTSTGNFKLGVAVSNLGTVSGSPVKVSLKRTASTGSASTTTDLGTLTFNPVRYRDTLYFDVKNTSNAVTNNQINAVIDAENTIDEVTKSNNQLGFDYVIDAPLPVSLIYFRGQVESSTGKNFTGMDVTTIPENVGVLSWKVTDEKNIVGYGVEKSVDGKNWFSIGFTPSQNTSSALYTFYDTKLQVGNSYYRLKIDEASEPDHYSKIIALSLAPTYGLVAYPSPADADVTIRIKENAGRTATAVKAVLYSPMGQAVWKGELQNGTVTIPTQSLTNGLYHLQVNDGTAIQKQKIVVAH; from the coding sequence ATGAAAAAACTTTACTATTTACTCTTTCTTCTTTTGTTATGCGTAACGAAACCATCCTTCGCCCAACAGAGTGGTAATGAATGGATTAATTACCAACAAACGTATTTCAAAATTCCGGTCACTCAGAAAGGAATATACCGGATCACCTACGCCGAGTTACAAAACGCTGGTTTTGATCTGTCTGCCAACCCTCAACAGATTCAGGTGTTCAGACGAGGCGTTGAACAAGCGATTACCGTTGCAGGTGAAGGTGATGGCAGATTGGATGGCAGCGATTACATTGAGTTCTTTGGGGTAGGTAACGACGGCTCTCGGGATGCTGAGCTGTACGTACCCAAGGAATCGCAAACCAACCCCTACGTGAGTTTATTCACGGATAACTCTTATTACTTCCTGACCGTCAGTCAAGGAGCCAAAGGGAAACGGGTAGCTAGCTCTACGCTTGCCAAAGGTGGCCTAGTGGCAGAAAAGTATCACCTGGAACAGAGTGTGACTGCTTATAAGAGTACGTTTGAAGTCGGTGCCTCCTTTGATGCCTCAAACGGTTTTCAGGATTACCAACAAGGAATTTCTGTGAGTGAATTCAGTGCCGGGAAAGGGTATTTGGATACTTATATTAAAGTAACAAACGGGAGAGATTATTCGCTAGCGGTTAGCAATCCCTACCTAGAAGGCCCTGCTCCCAGCCTAGAAGCTTCTTTTTATGGAGTAAATAAAGGTAGTCACCAGATTGATCTTAGCGTTGGCAACTCTTCCGTTACTACGGTTTCGTTTGCCAATGTACAGTTGAGCAATACCGCCAAGCCTTTGGAGTGGGCAAACCTAAGTACTACGAATGCGGCAGTACGAGTAACTTCAAAAGCTGGTTCTAATGCGGTAGTCTACTTTAAATTGAATTATTCGCAAACGTTAGATTTAAATCAGGTTACTATCGGTAAGTCCATTCATTCACGACCCAATGCTTCAGGCACTTCCCTGTTCCAGTTTAGTAATGCTACCGGCCAGGATCAAGTCTATGACGTTACGGACTTAAACAATATTCAGCGAATCACGAGTACTCTTTCAGGCAGCACACTCGAAGCTGTTGTAGGCAATACGCAGCAGACGCGGAATCTCTGGGTCAATCGATCAGTAAGTAACGTATCCAGAATTGAACGAGTTACGTTTCGTTCCATTACTCCGGCTGACTATAACTATCTTATCCTCACCCATAAGTCATTGCAACAAGCAGCCAATGACTATGCCACTTACCGGGCATCTAGTCAGGGTGGTAGCTATCGGCCCCTAGTAGTAGATATGGAGTTAATTTCCAACCTGTTTAACTATGGTGAAAATAGTCCTTTGGCTATTCGCCGTTTTGCTGACTATATGGCTAAGTCAGGACCTGCGAAGCATTTATTTCTGATTGGAAAGGCTATTGCTCCGCAATACTTCCGACTCATTTTGGGCACCAGTGAGGCGATGAATGATGTAAACTTAGTACCTACGGGCGGCTGGCCAGGTTCGGATTGGCTGCTCGTCATGGGAATCAACGGCAAGCCAGCTAACGTACCCGCACTTTCAGTGGGTCGATTGAATACGACCACTTCGGATGAAGTATACGCGTATTTAAACAAGGTAAAAGAGTACGAAAGTCAACCCGTAGCCCTGTGGCGGAAGAATTTTCTGAACCTGAGTGGGGGGCGTGAGTTTTCCTACGAAATTCCTACGTTTAGAAATTTTGCTGCTAATTATTCCAATACCGTTAAAAACGCACCTTTGGGCGGCAATCCGAAGATTCTTTCCAAGCAAACCACCGCGAATGTAGAGTTCTTTGACGTTTCAAAAGAAGTGAATGCGGGACTAAGTATGATTACCTTTTTCGGTCACTCGGGTCCCGGCTATACGGACATTGACATTGGATTGGCGACGAACAGCAACTTCAACAACAAGGGTAAATACCCGATTATGTTTGTGAATGGCTGCGAAGCGGGGAACATCTTCTCGAATGACAATATTCAGACCGTTGGTACCAACTGGGTCAATACACCCGATCGGGGAGCTATCGTATTCCTAGGTTCTTCGTTTTTGGGATGGCCGAGTTATCTGGATCGCTATTCCAGCCTTCTGTTCCAAAATCTTTCAAGCTCCACGTACCTCAATAAATCATTTGGCGATGTGCTGGTAGCTACGACCACTCGCTACGTATCGGACAACCCGAACAATAAAATGACCGTAGGACACGCCCAGGAGTTTAACCTGCAGGGTGACCCGGCCATTGTTCCCTTCCCCTTAACTAAGCCTGATCTGGCTTTTGACGCGGGTAGTCTGTTTGTAGAATCAGGAAGTACCTCAACGGGAAATTTCAAGCTGGGTGTAGCCGTTAGTAACCTAGGAACCGTCTCTGGTTCTCCTGTTAAAGTTTCATTGAAACGAACGGCCAGTACCGGTTCTGCGAGTACTACCACCGACCTGGGCACGCTTACATTCAATCCAGTCCGGTATCGTGATACGCTTTATTTCGATGTAAAGAATACATCCAATGCGGTTACTAATAATCAAATCAACGCCGTGATTGACGCAGAAAATACCATTGATGAAGTGACGAAGAGTAACAACCAATTAGGCTTTGACTACGTGATTGATGCTCCGCTGCCCGTTAGTTTAATCTATTTCAGAGGACAGGTTGAATCCAGTACTGGTAAAAACTTTACCGGTATGGATGTGACTACTATCCCCGAGAACGTAGGCGTACTATCCTGGAAAGTAACCGACGAGAAAAACATCGTAGGTTATGGCGTAGAAAAAAGTGTAGACGGGAAAAACTGGTTTAGTATCGGCTTCACGCCCTCGCAAAATACTTCTTCAGCGTTGTATACGTTCTACGATACGAAACTCCAGGTTGGCAATAGCTATTATCGCCTGAAAATCGATGAAGCCTCAGAGCCGGATCATTACAGCAAAATCATTGCTCTCAGCTTGGCTCCAACCTATGGATTGGTTGCCTACCCAAGTCCAGCGGATGCGGATGTTACCATCCGTATTAAAGAAAATGCCGGCAGAACGGCTACTGCTGTCAAAGCCGTTCTGTATAGCCCCATGGGACAAGCGGTGTGGAAGGGCGAACTTCAAAATGGTACGGTTACTATTCCTACCCAGAGTTTAACCAATGGCCTCTACCACTTACAAGTCAACGACGGTACGGCCATTCAAAAGCAGAAGATTGTCGTAGCTCACTAA